From the Burkholderia ubonensis genome, one window contains:
- a CDS encoding KTSC domain-containing protein, which yields MQGHSYDFCRVPANVHGGLMSAPSMGSYYNNFIKDRYRC from the coding sequence ATGCAAGGACATAGCTACGACTTCTGTCGCGTTCCCGCCAACGTCCACGGGGGATTAATGAGCGCGCCTTCTATGGGTAGCTATTACAACAACTTCATCAAGGATCGGTATCGCTGCTAG
- a CDS encoding tyrosine-type recombinase/integrase, which produces MIKENFTTERVAGYECVPGRQQTIYWDKKQQGLGLRVTASGVKSYVFEGRLFGKTVRITIGSPNAWLLERHATTDAATGKTIERLGARQEAARLKALMDRGIDPREERAEQRAQHEARKLESLRQNATVSEAWSAYLNAHRGKWSDRHYYDHEKLAQAGGLPWKRGRGTTIPGPLATLMPLKLTDLNAERVATWLEAEAEKRPTNAEQSYRKLRAFIRWCNDKPEYSGSIAPTAYAARAVRAAVPRTKAKSDCLQREQLLAWFTAVRQIGNPVISAYLQGLLLTGARREELAALRWKDVDFRWRSLTMNDKIEGTGGRTIPLTPYLASLLTNLKQMNEIPPNRRQLASLAEKGKSWSPSEWVFTSNRSEDGKLAEPRKAHNGALEAAVLPPLTLHGLRRSFGTLSEWVEVPVGVVAQIQGHKPSALAEKHYRRRPLDLLRMWHDKIESWMLEQAKIRFEPSKT; this is translated from the coding sequence GTGATCAAGGAAAATTTCACGACCGAACGTGTGGCGGGTTACGAGTGCGTACCCGGACGACAACAGACGATCTACTGGGACAAGAAGCAGCAAGGACTCGGTCTTCGCGTGACGGCTTCGGGCGTGAAGTCCTATGTATTCGAGGGCCGCTTGTTTGGCAAGACCGTTCGCATCACCATTGGCTCGCCGAACGCGTGGCTGCTGGAGCGACACGCCACGACCGACGCAGCAACGGGAAAAACGATCGAGCGCCTCGGAGCGAGACAGGAAGCGGCCCGACTCAAAGCGCTGATGGATCGCGGCATTGATCCCCGTGAAGAAAGAGCAGAACAGCGCGCTCAGCATGAAGCCCGCAAACTCGAATCCCTCAGGCAAAACGCGACTGTATCGGAAGCATGGTCCGCCTATCTGAACGCACACCGCGGCAAATGGAGCGATCGACACTACTACGATCACGAGAAGCTCGCACAAGCGGGCGGCCTTCCTTGGAAGCGTGGACGTGGGACTACGATTCCTGGGCCGCTGGCGACACTAATGCCGCTGAAGCTGACAGATCTCAACGCCGAGCGAGTGGCTACCTGGCTTGAAGCCGAAGCAGAAAAGCGGCCTACGAACGCTGAGCAGAGTTACCGCAAACTGCGCGCATTCATTCGGTGGTGCAACGACAAGCCGGAATACTCAGGATCTATTGCTCCAACTGCGTATGCCGCTCGGGCCGTGCGCGCAGCAGTACCGCGCACCAAGGCAAAAAGTGACTGCCTACAGCGAGAGCAGCTGCTTGCGTGGTTCACGGCCGTGCGTCAGATAGGCAATCCGGTTATCAGCGCATACTTGCAGGGGCTCCTCCTTACTGGTGCTCGCCGTGAAGAGCTCGCCGCATTGCGCTGGAAGGACGTGGACTTCCGCTGGCGCAGCCTGACCATGAACGACAAGATCGAGGGGACCGGCGGCCGCACTATCCCACTTACACCGTACCTAGCGAGCCTCCTGACGAATCTCAAGCAGATGAACGAGATACCGCCGAACAGACGGCAGTTGGCCAGCCTCGCCGAAAAGGGAAAATCTTGGTCGCCCTCTGAATGGGTGTTCACCAGCAACAGATCGGAGGACGGAAAGCTCGCCGAGCCCAGAAAGGCCCACAACGGCGCACTCGAGGCCGCCGTTCTGCCTCCCCTGACATTACACGGACTGCGACGATCGTTCGGTACGCTTTCGGAATGGGTTGAAGTCCCTGTTGGCGTCGTCGCGCAGATCCAAGGGCACAAACCGTCCGCGTTGGCCGAGAAACACTATCGACGTCGGCCGCTCGATCTTCTGCGCATGTGGCACGACAAAATTGAATCGTGGATGCTAGAGCAAGCGAAGATCAGGTTCGAGCCATCCAAGACGTGA